Genomic window (Helianthus annuus cultivar XRQ/B chromosome 3, HanXRQr2.0-SUNRISE, whole genome shotgun sequence):
CGAACGCCCCCACAAGCCCATTAGTTATCAACCAATTCCTGTCTCCCCGCATAGCCGCTAGCTGGCTGGTCAAATCATCGACTTCTGCGTTGGATTGTGCCAGCGCATTTTCCACTTCTTTTAGTTTAGAGGAGGACGATACAGCAAGTTTGTTGTTCTGAGTGACAAGTGAATCGCAATAGTCCTGCAACTCCTTGACCTTTCCTTCCCGTTCATCCAGCTCTGCCTGCATAAGCCGGATTTTGGTATGGGAGGCTTCTATTTCAGTTGTCAAGCTTTGGTACCGCTCCTGAACCTGAGACACAAAATCAGTGTCAACACGAAATTTTTCCAATTGGGCCGATAACTCGAGTCTCACCTTCTGAGCCTCCGCTATGGCCTTACGCTCCAACTCCTCCTGTATATTCTTGGCCTGAGCCAACACTCGATCTTTTTCCGCCATGTCGCGGGCCCACAAGATCCGTTCTTCAGCAAGATGGTTAGTCACCCTCTGCAAATCTTCCTCAGCTTTGTTCTTCTCCGACAAGAATCTGGCCTCCCTTAATCCCACAGTCTGAAGTTGACTTTCTAAGCGATGCTTGTCGTCCCTCAATTCCTGAATAGTTGATCGAGCCTGGTGGAGTTGGGTGTTATCATGCATCCACCTGCGACGGATTTCAACCAACCTTCGTGGTAGGCTCACAGAGTCAGATATTGAAGAATTCATCAGATCTTCATTGTTCAAACCCTCTACGTACGCCGCTTCGGCAGGGGGATACGCCCGCTCGACCTAGTGTTGAACCACAGGGGGGAAAATCAGCCTTGAAGATTCAGCGATTTTCCAGTGAGGTTGATAGCGTTTGTCTTGAGCATTGGGGTCCCAACGAACAGTTGGTATAAACAGGTCGTCAATCAGACGGACACCGTCATCAGCAATACCGCTGCTCGATCCTCGAGTTTCGCCACCACCCACGCTGGTCACCTCCTGTGCCGCTGACACGGGAGTAGCATCTTGATCTACATCAGCAAAAATGCCTCTGGGCGAGTCAATCACAGGTGTATCAAGACCGCCTGTCCGAAGTGTGGACAGCGGATCAACAGTTACAGCTACTGATAACGTAGGAATAGGGAGGGGCATGACACAGCTCACAGCGGCAGTAGCAGAAGCCAAGGTCTTGGGGACTGTGGACATACTAACACTGGAACCAGGACATGACAACGCCACGGTCGGCACAAGTGTTGGTGTAACAACCCCAGGTGGCACTCCCACAGAGGTACCTGCACAATAAACGTAGCGGGGGTTTAGCAACATGAACACTAGTATGCTACAGTGGCAGTCAGTAATAGCTACCTGTTGGGAAAGCACAAGCAGCCTGTACCGCCTCAAAGGCACTTAAAGTAGGCGCCACAAAggtttttcttttcttaaaggCACGACCTGGACTGGTCAGATCGGTAGCCAAGGGAACATCACGCCCAACACTGGAAGTTTCCTCCACGGAGGGCACACCCCCATGGACCGATGTGTGTTTCTTCCCGGTAAGCTTTATCCGGGTAGGTTTTTTCTCCGACACGGACACGGCGGTAGTTGCCACACCTGACAATTAGGTGACGTATGCTGTGGGGTCCGCCGGTACAGCGGGTAGAAGAAACTGCTCAAGATGCACCCTTAGCACATCTGGTTCTCCTTCGTCCAACACGCGGTCGGCAGGCTTCAACGCGAGATGCCGAGGAGGATCAATAAAGTCAAACATACCCCACTCCCCTGTGTGACATATGGGGAGTTAAAAAAAAACACAGCAAAAATAGCAATGCACGACAAAGTAAACATACCTGCATCGTCCCTTTGAAATGAGGGATAACGCTTAATATCAGGCCACAACAAACTCATGCCGGCCATCACCAACGCACCTTCAGGGATAATTGTGCACTCGAAGGGGCGGCCACACAGCTTTATGTACAGAACATTTGACGCGTACGCATCCTCAGGAGCAACATCGTCTTTCACTTTATCCTTTGGCCCTTTCTCTCTCCAGTGCATTTCCCTAGGGATAACAGAGGCATCAAGATAGAAGAATTTTTTCTTCCAATCTTTGTCCCTCGAACTGGTAGGAATATCCCTTAGGCACGATACGTCAGTATCCCTCCGGTCGAAGGTAAAGAAAGGGGATTTCCACACAAGCACAAAGAAAGCCCTAAAGACAACCAGTTCTGGGATATGGCCCAGTGCTATGCAGGCAAACTCAAATTGCCGAAGTTTCACTAAACCAAGGGGATGTATTTGAGAAATGTGGATACGGTAAAAATCAAGCACCGATTTCAAAAATTTGGTGATGGGTAGCCGGAAATTGCAGAATTTGAAAAAATCACTAAACAAAGTGATTTTACCCGCTTTCAAGGGGAATGCAGTGTCGGTCTTGGACGGCAAAACGGGGTTCCATTCGGCCCTAATACCATAATCATGAACAAGGTTGTTGAAGGATGTTACGCCCCACTTACAAAACAATATGTCTGTAGGGGCGGCAGCGGTGGAAGACGATTCGTTGGTTTTCGAAGCCATTGATTAGAAAGAACGACGAAGGAATGATTTGGGAGAGGGGATTTGAGCTCCTACATAAAGAGTCGTTATTTATACGCAAAGAcaacttttcaaattcaaaaagaTGTACGAACGGAAATACGTGTCCATATGGGGTAAAAACAGTTGTCACTAATGTGATGACCCAACTGTCACATCCTATATTTTCGCCGTCATTTTCCAAAACCGTAGCAACAACCATAATACACtaactttttcttttttctcttaGTCCGACCTAATGGATTTCTTTCCATGAACtcggactggggggacatgacgaggtgtgacccgcatcggttaacccgacccggttacaacctattatattaatataaatacaaacgattattctagaaccttccatatctacATGGAAGTTGCacaaccaaatctccaactttGCGGGAAGATCGTGTAAATCTCTAACTTATCGGAATATATCCTAGGTtaaaggaaaccctaatggaaaacctataaatagaggtaaacgtATAAGGTATGATCATCTTGTTCTCATATATCTTCTTCTCCAAAACTTCTTTCATcaaccaatacttattctcacgccggagggtggttacaggaataaccccattcctgtaacgagtcctaacggtgtttctgttttgcagccaagCGTTCGGGTCACTAATCATTGAAGCCGTAGGTGCTGcataggtcagtgtttcttcactTGTTTTccaaggatttaaacatgctttTCTAGAACATTTGACAAGTAAAATTCAGAACTTTAATCCCTCTACAAGGGTTCATGTTTTTGAAACAAGTTAGCGTGTCCGCTTCACGGCTTACGCTTTGTTATAACCAATCAACAAGTGATGGTCCTTGACTTCAACGTTTACAAttcaacttgttttgacccgtttggatgccgAATGTAGACCACCATTTCAAGACATTCCAAACTCTATGTCTAACACATTCCGTGACTTAGCGGGTTTTCTTGTTTGGCTAAATTCCAATACAACTAACtagaataaataaataacataatGTGACGAAACCGTAGGTCGCGTACCTTTAAAGCGCACCCTTCAAGCGTGTATCACCTCCGGTTTGTCcacttgacgatccggattcttTACCTAAAGAGTTCCATTCTCAACCaaatttagaactcttttataATCAATAACGGACAATTCATTATGatattcaaatctgcgtttttgtcTGATCTTTAACATTTTATTCCTCACTTAggcgttttaacaaacacctagcgggtcagatttttacataATCTTTACTAGGTTCTTGACATGCTATTTCCATCTACATTCATTTCCGTTAGGCAATTTACACAAATTTTCAACATCAATAATTACTGAATTTAACACATAAATTCAGTTTTCACTAGAATGGTAATCATAATCCTAGTTTTTATCTAGTTTCTACAATTtcattaatcacctacaatggtgattacaATTTCACAAGTATCATGCAAGGTTTTAACAAGAATtcatctagggtttatccctagacatCATACTACTTCTAATTTCATCTATACAACATATATTCAagctcaattttgattttctcaATTAACCTAAAATTGAACATTaatcaaaataccaaaattttgcataccttttgatccctgcaacgaggtgatcactaattcgtgtttGAAACTTGATTTAGAGCAGATTAGGGGCTTCAATTCGTGAGTTTTATGCAAGTTAGGGTTTGATGGAGAACTCTGGTTCGCCCCCTGTGTTTGAGATCGACCAGACACATacactaagtgtgtgtttggtgttaatTATCTCTTTTAATCTTTCAAGTTTCATAATTGACAATTCAAGCCCCTAAGTTTTATTTTACTATTAACTTAGATGTTTTAACCTTGTTATTTGTCATCTCAAGACTAGTAGCTAACTGGGTTATGGATTCCTAGTTAGCTTGTTCTTgcttatttaatattttattattctgATTTTAAGTTTTATAAATTTCGGGAGTTACATTCCCCTCCCAGCCCAAATTATGTTTTTGTCCTTagtttaaatttatagttttgccatatttttgttttttttttaccttGGTGTAAAATTATAGTCATGCCAtcattttaaattttgttttttttacaaaactatgatagtgttttttttaattggttgactctgtgtaatttttattcgtgccaAGCGGTCTGCCTGACACACACTTATTTttcctaaaaattacaattttggtccTCGTTTAAAATTAGTCTTTCCagtattttagttattttttttagcaaaagtatggtggtgttttgttttaattagttgactcgatataatttttattcgtgccAAGCGACTGCCTGACACACGCTCATTTTTCCTAAAAATTGCAATTTTggtctcagtttaaaattatagtctttctagtgttttagttttttttagcaaaaatatGATAGTGTTTTgatttaattggttgactcgatataatcttttttgagatcgtgttatgagtagtatgtgtAAGTAAACGGAACACAGACGTACAtattatgagagagaaatatttggCTTAGTGCTCCGTAACGCAGGCAGGGAAAAACTAGTTTTATAACAAAATTACTGTTAATATTACATCAGTCCATACAAAATTAAAAATTTAAGTATAATATTGTCATTCATATCAACCTCATTTATCATATGATGTTGGATTTTCTACAAGTGTACGTTAGGCTGCTAGCACTAGAGGTTGAAAAGGACATAAATCGTTATTTAATGACGAAGGAAGAAGGAAATAACATACAAAGAAGTTTGACTGCATGGGAAGTTTGAAGAAACGTTGAATAATCTTTACTTCATATATACCTTGATAAAGGGTGACATCTTTAGGTTCCATATTTTTTCATTAATCTCGTTGATAATAATGTTAATATAGTTGCTTGGTGGGCATCATATGCAATTCAATCATATTCCGAATAAAGAAATTAAATACAGATAATGGTGcaaatattttatataaatagttAAATACTCTCCcatctaaaaatattaaaaagaaaaagactATTAGAGGGGGTGTAAGGGTAAATTTGTTGACGTTTTGACCAACCAAATTTCactttattatttaattaatgaaTCAAACGTGGTTATTCTCTTGTAGTTTCactttattatttaattagtaaATCAAACGTGGTTATTCTCTTGTAGTTTAAGCGTCTAACTTGCTGTTTGTAGAATGGTTGAAAATGCATGTAGAAAAGTCGATTATGACCATTCTCTTGAAGTTTTGGTTCTTGCCATTAATAGCAATAGTTACCATTAAGAAGCGAACAAAGACTTATTTTTACCAGCATCCTCCCTTGAAAAAAATTTCAACAAGTCGATGTCATTTGAGCGTCACACGCATAAATAAGAAAAAAAGTAACTatcatatactatatataaccTATAAATctctttttttatttgttttcctaGCAATCCATATCCAAAAATAATGGTCTCCTAGTCTTAGCTGCCTTAATTTACTATCTAAATTCAGACGACAAAGTGGGTCCTTAATATTCCAACCCATTTTTGAAAAATAAATTCGGAAAGACCTATATCTTGACTTCTAATGTGCCGGATACTTATCAATATTAATGTGGAAAATAAGGCACAAAATTAAATTTTGGTCACAATATGAGTCAAGGATATTACTTTTCTTATTTCTTACCCTTTTTAAGTCATAACACGAAATTTCCTTCTACATGTTCACTTTGTCTTTAGTGCCTTAAATCTCTCTATAAATCTAGACCACCACCATCTTGCATTAAACCATCACAAACAACTGATacactcacaaacacacacatacaaacacacacataGCAAAAGAATCAATTTCAAGAACAAAAGAGATGGCAAACTTCCCAGTTATCAACATGGAGAACCTGAATGGTTCTGAGAGAGGTGTTACCATGGAGAAGATCAATGATGCATGTGAAAACTGGGGATTCTTTGAGGTATGTTATAATAAACTAATTGAAATGTTGATAGTTTGGATTGTGAAAATAACAGTTTATGTGTTTTTTTAGTTGGTGAACCATGGGATTCCTCATGATTTACTTGACAAAGTCGAAAAGATGACAAAGGATCATTACAAGAAGTGTATGGAGCAGAGGTTTAAGGAAATGGTGGCAGCCAAAGCTTTAGAAGGTGTGAAAGCCGAAGTTACCGATATGGATTGGGAGAGCACTTTCTTCTTGCGCCATCGCCCTACCTCCAACATATCCGAGATCCCTGATCTTGTAGATGAATACAGGTAACTTTTGATCTATATATACAAAGATAAGTAACAAACAGACAGACATACAAACAAACGTACACAGTAATATCCCACCTAGAAAGCAGGGTCTAGGGAGTGTGAGATGAGGAAaaaccttacctctatcccagGAGACAGGctcaaaaaccttttttttttcatatacttatacaatatatataaattatataattTATGAACATGACCATgaaatgataatgataatgatgcAGGGAGTTGATGAAGGATTTTGCTGGTAAATTAGAGAAGCTAGCAGAGGAGCTTTTGGATTTATTATGTGAGAATCTTGGGTTGGAGAAAGGTTACTTAAAGAAAGCCTTTTATGGTTCAAAGGGTCCAAACTTTGGAACCAAGGTTAGCAACTACCCACCATGCCCAACACCGGATTTGATCAAGGGTCTCCGAGCCCATACCGATGCTGGTGGCATCATTTTGCTCTTTCAAGATGATAAAGTTAGCGGTCTACAGCTTCTTAAGGACGGCGAATGGATCGATGTTCCGCCCATGCGCCATTCCATTGTCATCAATCTTGGTGACCAAATTGAGGTAATatttttttcaagatttttttTAGTTTCTTTTGGTGATGTTTGGATGCAAGTTTTGAGAATGTTTATGGATGGGATTGCAGGTGATCACAAATGGGAAATACAAGAGTGTGATGCACAGAGTTATTGCTCAAACAGATGGAACAAGAATGTCAATTGCCTCTTTTTACAACCCAGGGAATGATGCTGTGATCTATCCAGCTCCAACATTGTTGGAGAAGGAGCCAACAGAGAAAGAACAATCGTACCCGAAATTCGTGTTTGATGATTACATGAAACTGTATGCAGGTTTAAAGTTTCAGGCAAAGGAGCCAAGGTTTGAAGCCATGAAAGCAGTTGAAGCTAATGTTGGCTTGGGTCCAGTTGCAACAGTTTAAGtgacatgttttaaataatagaatgtgataataattattattattatacttttttttcttttatcttttttcaatttttt
Coding sequences:
- the LOC110910493 gene encoding 1-aminocyclopropane-1-carboxylate oxidase 3, with amino-acid sequence MANFPVINMENLNGSERGVTMEKINDACENWGFFELVNHGIPHDLLDKVEKMTKDHYKKCMEQRFKEMVAAKALEGVKAEVTDMDWESTFFLRHRPTSNISEIPDLVDEYRELMKDFAGKLEKLAEELLDLLCENLGLEKGYLKKAFYGSKGPNFGTKVSNYPPCPTPDLIKGLRAHTDAGGIILLFQDDKVSGLQLLKDGEWIDVPPMRHSIVINLGDQIEVITNGKYKSVMHRVIAQTDGTRMSIASFYNPGNDAVIYPAPTLLEKEPTEKEQSYPKFVFDDYMKLYAGLKFQAKEPRFEAMKAVEANVGLGPVATV